From a region of the Buteo buteo chromosome 7, bButBut1.hap1.1, whole genome shotgun sequence genome:
- the KIF12 gene encoding kinesin-like protein KIF12 isoform X4 codes for MALYLPCQRVPSFPWLKGRASTSTQSPGGFLGATEQRAEPAQCIRGGEGMPRLAPSGPVDLDTCRVGTLPGPDTVINALMAAKPLCKHALISDTGGICRHLRTCLRIRGGRATIICGYGLRLRSPGEKQEGPVVGRDTRLRVVLRVRPLTCTETRRGDRRVVHSLGDGTVHVSAARHDATFGFSAVFDAGASQEAVFEGSGMRQLVELAIDGFSCTVFAFGQTGSGKTYTLMGPLTQSESRPAAPGLLGLMQRSFACLLEQSRSRGSDLALSASYLEIYNEQVRDLLSPGPPCALPLRWSKTCGFYVENQLSVDFDSLEAIADLLLQGSQRRRTSAHALNRHSSRSHALLTVHIRSQAASACPSKQGTLCFVDLAGSERVKETGSTGELSVEANNINRSLLALGKSRGTPPWEHKLLVPIRTLLQPSVAHPPAGHCISLLAKPRGKRMHIPYRDSKLTRLLARSLGGSGITLMVACISPSSRCLSETLSTLHYASRARRVTTRPLANRVSREKLLQTLEEEIHALQLENLSLRQQLCLPRVPTRSVEVPGTPTRTGARPGWGGRYGPAGLHRSPLEGQEGAPAWPSLYGLLRDFVVENEQLRQPRLSPDPSGDIPAGPSCRTTHSSYDSQPPLQSARNPRVPPGHPARLRQPDTTPASGPWLPKLPPTSSRPNCPGCPHCCPGPADAIVSQVLPGPPLPQPVPPEASTGILPPGQENTDFPSSHQLPGHPQPHQGKRSRGRSRSSSQRHPLPRELPGPERRSSPEGRIIPSAPPWPGSPEPRAAGTIPLLQWEEAPEWLAEQI; via the exons ATGGCTCTCTACCTCCCCTGCCAAAGGGTGCCCAGCTTCCCCTGGTTGAAGGGGAGGGCAAGCACCTCAACGCAGAGCCCCGGGGGCTTCTTGGGTGCCACGGAGCAGAGAGCGGAGCCAGCTCAGTGCATCCGCGGTGGGGAGGGGATGCCGAGGCTGGCACCGTCGGGCCCTGTGGACCTGGACACCTGCCGGGTGGGCACCCTGCCAGGGCCGGACACGGTGATTAATGCTCTGATGGCAGCTAAGCCCCTCTGCAAACACGCTTTAATATCCGATACAGGGGGGATCTGCCGGCACCTGCGAACGTGCCTGCGGATTAGGGGCGGCCGCGCCACAATCATCTGCGGATACGGCCTCAGATTAAg GAGCCCCGGAGAGAAGCAAGAGGGCCCCGTGGTGGGTAGAGATACACGCCTAAGAGTGGTGCTGAG GGTCCGGCCACTTACCTGCACAGAGACGCGGCGAGGAGACCGGCGGGTTGTGCACAGCCTCGGTGACGGCACGGTCCAC GTGAGCGCAGCCAGGCACGATGCCACCTTCGGATTCAGCGCCGTGTTCGACGCGGGAGCCTCGCAGGAGGCCGTGTTCGAAGGCAGCGGGATGAGGCAGCTGGTGGAGCTGGCGATAGACGG CTTCTCCTGCACCGTCTTTGCCTTTGGGCAGACCGGCTCGGGAAAGACCTACACCCTGATGGGACCCCTCACCCAG AGCGAGAGCcggccggcggccccggggctgcTGGGACTGATGCAGAGGTCCTTCGCCTGCCTTCTGGAGCAGAGCCGGAGCCGTGGCTCTGATCTGGCTCTCAGTGCCTCCTACCTGGAGATCTACAACGAGCAG GTCCGGGACCTGCTGAGCCCTGGGCCACCATGTGCCCTTCCTCTGCGGTGGAGCAAAACCTGCGGCTTCTATGTGGAGAACCAGCTCAGCGTGGACTTCGACAGCCTGGAGGCCATCGCTGACCTGCTCCTGCAAG gatCCCAGAGACGACGGACCTCGGCACATGCCCTCAACAGGCACTCGAGCCGCAGCCACGCTCTTCTGACCGTCCACATCCGCAGCCAGGCT GCCAGCGCCTGCCCCAGCAAGCAGGGCACACTGTGCTTCGTGGACCTGGCTGGCAGCGAGCGGGTAAAGGAGACCGGTTCCACTGGGGAGCTCTCCGTGGAGGCCAACAACATCAACCGCAGCCTCCTGGCACTGGGTAAGAGTCGGGGGACCCCCCCATGGGAGCACAAGCTACTGGTCCCCATCAGAACCCTGTTGCAACCCTCTGTGGCTCATCCTCCGGCAGGACACTGCATCTCTCTGTTGGCCAAACCCCGAGGGAAGCGGATGCACATCCCTTACCGGGACAGCAAGCTCACCCGGCTGCTGGCCCGCTCCCTGGGCGGCTCAGGCATCACCCTGATG GTCGCCTGCATCTCCCCATCCTCACGTTGCCTCTCGGAGACGCTGAGCACGCTGCACTATGCCAGCCGTGCCCGGAGGGTCACCACCAGGCCCCTGGCCAACCGG GTGTCCCgggagaagctgctgcaaaCCTTGGAGGAAGAAATCCAtgccctgcagctggaaaacCTCTCCCTGCGCCAGCAGCTGTGCCTGCCGAGGGTGCCAACAAGGAGCGTGGAGGTCCCTGGGACACCCACAAGGACGGGGGCACGGccaggctggggaggcaggTACGGGCCCGCAGGGCTGCATCGCTCCCCTCTCgaagggcaggagggagccccagcctggcccagccTCTACGGCCTCCTGCGGGACTTTGTGGTGGAGAACGAGCAGCTGAG gcagccccGGCTGTCCCCAGACCCCAGCGGTGACATCCCAGCTGGCCCATCCTGCAGAACCACCCACAGCTCCTATGACAGTCAGCCCCCGCTCCAGAGTGCCCGCAacccccgtgtcccccctggCCACCCTGCGAGGCTCCGGCAGCCTGACACGACACCTGCCTCCGGCCCCTGGCTGCCG AAGCTGCCTCCCACCTCCAGCCGCCCCAACTGCCCGGGGTGCCCTCACTGCTGCCCTGGGCCGGCCGATGCCATCGTGTCCCAG GTGCTGCCAGGACCCCCTCTGCCGCAACCGGTCCCACCCGAGGCAAGCACTGGCATCCTGCCGCCCGGCCAGGAGAACACGGATTTTCCCAGCTCCCATCAGCTCCCCGGGCACCCGCAGCCGCACCAGGGGAAGCG GAGccggggcaggagcaggagctcATCTCAGCGGCACCCGCTCCCCCGGGAGCTGCCAGGTCCCGAGCGCCGTTCCAGCCCTGAGGGAAGGATCATTCCTTCAGCACCACCGTGGCCCGGATCGCCAGAGCCAAGAG CCGCCGGCACCATCCCTCTCCTCCAGTGGGAAGAAGCACCGGAGTGGCTGGCGGAGCAGATCTGA